A genome region from Caldalkalibacillus thermarum includes the following:
- a CDS encoding 2-phosphosulfolactate phosphatase has protein sequence MGKIHLLMRKEELIEEKLQDKVVVVLDILLATTTIVTVLEHGAKEVIPVLDEKEARQRAKRYSAGEPLLAGEYQGKTIDGFLDPGPTFLKEKVKGKTVILSTTNGTVAIRKSAGAEKVYIGALLNGERVAQKIVSDHHDKTILIVCSGSGGAFNLEDFYGAGYLSHCLVRHQHQPWELTDAAQAALLFYQSRKGQGESVLKCSRVGQMLMRQGFGHEVLYALKRDAAQVVPYLTEQGAIRGCFEPVKERR, from the coding sequence ATGGGTAAAATTCATCTCTTGATGCGCAAGGAAGAGCTGATTGAAGAAAAGTTGCAGGACAAAGTGGTTGTTGTGCTGGATATCCTCCTGGCCACCACCACGATCGTGACCGTGTTGGAGCATGGGGCCAAAGAGGTGATCCCGGTCCTGGATGAGAAAGAAGCAAGGCAGAGAGCCAAAAGGTATTCCGCCGGGGAGCCTCTTTTGGCTGGTGAGTACCAAGGAAAAACCATTGACGGCTTTTTGGATCCTGGCCCCACTTTTTTAAAAGAAAAGGTAAAAGGCAAAACGGTCATCTTGTCCACCACCAACGGCACCGTTGCCATCCGCAAATCAGCTGGTGCTGAAAAGGTGTATATTGGTGCACTTTTAAATGGAGAGCGTGTGGCTCAAAAAATTGTGAGTGACCATCATGACAAAACCATCTTGATTGTCTGTTCCGGTTCAGGTGGTGCTTTTAATCTGGAAGATTTCTATGGTGCCGGATATTTGTCACATTGCTTGGTCCGGCATCAGCATCAACCGTGGGAGTTAACCGATGCGGCCCAGGCTGCCCTCTTGTTTTACCAGAGCCGGAAGGGGCAAGGGGAATCTGTTTTAAAATGCTCCCGCGTGGGACAGATGCTGATGCGCCAGGGGTTTGGCCATGAGGTCCTTTACGCCTTAAAGCGGGATGCCGCCCAAGTGGTTCCTTATTTAACGGAACAGGGTGCCATCAGGGGGTGTTTTGAGCCGGTAAAGGAACGAAGGTAA
- a CDS encoding phosphotransferase family protein, giving the protein MTKGEVIPVRKGEELDIPKLEAFLRNHFHLEDAPLEIKQFAAGHSNLTYLLKVGSWEAVLRRPPLGPVAPKAHDMEREFRILKKLHPVFSLAPQPFVFTDDESIIGAPFFIMERRKGVVLDTGFPADRPGTPQVCARISELMVDTLVRLHSIDYQTAGLGDIGRPEGFLERQVKGWIGRYERAKTDEISQVEALTAWLVNHLPPSPPPSVIHYDYKLNNVMFDPELKEIVGIFDWEMSTIGDPLADLGCALSYWVEHDDPDVLRYGFGKPPVTVLPGFMTREQFIEAYAQKSGRDVTNMHYYLTFAYFKLAVICQQIYYRWKKGQTQDERFARMGGFVRGLVEVAHHYAERGDLR; this is encoded by the coding sequence ATGACCAAAGGGGAGGTTATTCCCGTACGCAAGGGAGAAGAACTGGATATCCCCAAGCTGGAGGCCTTTCTCCGCAACCATTTTCATCTTGAAGATGCTCCGCTGGAGATCAAACAGTTTGCTGCGGGTCATTCCAATCTGACCTATCTCTTAAAGGTCGGATCCTGGGAAGCCGTTTTGCGCCGTCCACCACTGGGGCCCGTGGCCCCCAAAGCCCATGACATGGAACGGGAATTTCGCATTTTAAAGAAATTGCATCCCGTCTTCTCTTTGGCGCCCCAACCGTTTGTCTTTACCGATGATGAAAGCATTATCGGGGCCCCGTTCTTCATCATGGAACGGCGCAAGGGGGTTGTGCTGGATACTGGGTTTCCCGCTGACAGACCTGGCACGCCTCAAGTTTGTGCCCGGATTTCTGAACTGATGGTGGACACCCTTGTCCGCTTGCACAGCATTGATTACCAGACGGCCGGTTTGGGGGATATCGGCCGGCCGGAAGGGTTTTTGGAGCGGCAGGTAAAAGGCTGGATCGGACGCTACGAGCGGGCCAAAACAGACGAGATCTCCCAGGTGGAGGCCTTAACCGCCTGGCTGGTGAATCATCTCCCGCCCTCACCCCCGCCCAGCGTGATCCATTACGATTACAAGTTGAATAATGTGATGTTTGACCCGGAATTAAAAGAGATCGTCGGTATATTTGACTGGGAGATGTCCACTATCGGGGATCCTTTGGCTGACTTGGGCTGTGCCTTGAGCTACTGGGTAGAGCACGATGATCCTGATGTGTTAAGGTATGGCTTTGGCAAACCGCCTGTCACAGTGTTGCCGGGATTTATGACCAGGGAGCAGTTTATCGAAGCATACGCCCAAAAAAGCGGGCGGGATGTGACCAACATGCACTATTATCTCACTTTTGCCTATTTTAAGTTGGCCGTCATTTGCCAGCAGATTTATTACCGGTGGAAAAAAGGGCAAACACAGGATGAGCGTTTTGCCCGCATGGGTGGCTTTGTGCGCGGGCTGGTAGAGGTTGCCCATCACTATGCCGAGAGAGGGGATTTGAGGTAA
- a CDS encoding acyl-CoA thioesterase, giving the protein MHETELKVRFCETDALGHVNNTSFFIYLEQARVEFFEQLDTQMAVDEWPFILGHVSCDFVQQAYFNQRLKVHTWVSKIGNKSFRLAQTIVDARSGEVVARSESVLIYFNFEQQQSEPIPADLAKMLEAHVKTEISL; this is encoded by the coding sequence ATGCACGAAACAGAGCTGAAAGTCCGCTTTTGTGAAACAGATGCATTGGGCCATGTGAACAACACCAGCTTTTTCATTTATCTGGAACAAGCCAGGGTTGAATTCTTTGAACAGTTGGACACCCAAATGGCGGTTGACGAATGGCCGTTTATTCTGGGCCATGTCAGTTGCGATTTTGTTCAACAAGCCTACTTTAACCAACGCTTAAAGGTGCACACTTGGGTCAGCAAGATTGGCAATAAAAGTTTTCGCCTGGCCCAAACCATCGTGGATGCGCGGTCAGGTGAGGTTGTGGCCAGGTCTGAATCCGTCTTGATTTACTTTAACTTTGAACAACAACAGAGCGAGCCAATTCCCGCTGATTTGGCCAAAATGCTGGAAGCCCATGTGAAAACAGAAATAAGTTTGTAA
- a CDS encoding enoyl-CoA hydratase/isomerase family protein yields METIRFEVQDKIATITFNRPRVLNAFNLELHEEFYHALSTAREDEAVRCIVLRGEGRAFSAGADLKAMQERDETVDVGDYLRQTYNRTIKLMTEIEKPVVAAVHGPAHGAGLGVALAADFRIASESANFCLAFIKIGLMPDVGTHYFLPRLIGLGRALELAASGETIDAKQAYAMGLVNRVVGDDRLEEETIQLATQLASMPTKAFGYMKKTMLSSFESDLSTVLEAEAQGQSILANTEDHREGVAAFYEKRKPVFKGR; encoded by the coding sequence ATGGAGACGATTCGTTTTGAGGTTCAGGATAAAATAGCAACGATTACGTTTAACCGGCCCAGGGTGTTAAATGCGTTTAATTTGGAGCTGCATGAGGAATTTTATCATGCCCTCAGCACAGCAAGAGAGGACGAAGCGGTCCGCTGTATTGTCCTGCGCGGGGAAGGGAGAGCATTCAGTGCAGGAGCAGACCTGAAAGCGATGCAGGAGAGGGATGAAACGGTCGATGTGGGGGATTATCTCCGTCAAACCTATAACCGGACCATTAAGCTGATGACAGAGATCGAAAAACCGGTTGTGGCGGCCGTACATGGCCCAGCCCACGGCGCCGGGCTGGGTGTGGCTTTGGCTGCCGATTTCCGCATTGCGTCTGAATCAGCCAACTTTTGTTTAGCCTTTATTAAAATTGGTCTGATGCCTGATGTAGGAACGCACTACTTTTTGCCCCGCTTGATCGGTTTGGGGCGGGCCCTGGAGCTGGCTGCTTCTGGTGAAACGATTGATGCCAAACAGGCTTATGCCATGGGCTTGGTTAACAGGGTGGTCGGTGATGACCGCCTGGAAGAAGAAACGATTCAGTTGGCCACACAACTGGCCTCGATGCCGACCAAAGCTTTTGGCTATATGAAGAAAACAATGCTGTCCAGCTTCGAATCTGATTTATCTACCGTGTTAGAAGCGGAAGCCCAGGGGCAGTCTATCCTGGCCAACACGGAAGACCACCGGGAAGGGGTGGCCGCATTCTACGAAAAGCGCAAGCCTGTTTTCAAAGGACGGTAG
- a CDS encoding SDR family oxidoreductase, translated as MHIQELFSLKGKTAIVTGGGRGLGAQMAEALAEAGANVVVCSRKLEACRDVSEKLKTKGVQSLALKCDVTQPDDVQEVVKTTMDQFGSIDILINNSGISWGAPALEMPLDKFEKVMQVNVTGTFLMSQAVAKEMVKQQEGKIINIASVAGLGGSDPEVLDAIGYQASKGAVITLTKDLAVKLARYNIHVNAIAPGFFPTKMARPVIERNKDKILRHTPLKRFGSEYDLKGAAVFLASRASDYVTGHVLVVDGGAHAM; from the coding sequence ATGCATATTCAGGAATTGTTCAGTTTGAAAGGCAAAACAGCTATCGTCACAGGAGGGGGGCGGGGACTTGGGGCCCAGATGGCAGAGGCATTGGCTGAAGCCGGGGCCAATGTGGTGGTGTGTTCCCGCAAACTGGAAGCTTGCCGGGATGTGAGTGAAAAGCTCAAGACTAAAGGTGTCCAAAGCCTGGCCTTAAAATGTGACGTGACTCAGCCTGACGATGTGCAGGAAGTGGTTAAAACAACCATGGATCAATTTGGATCCATTGATATTTTAATCAATAACAGCGGAATTTCCTGGGGAGCACCCGCTCTGGAGATGCCGCTGGATAAATTTGAAAAGGTGATGCAGGTCAATGTCACCGGCACCTTTCTGATGTCCCAGGCCGTGGCTAAAGAAATGGTCAAGCAGCAGGAAGGCAAGATCATTAACATTGCCTCCGTAGCCGGACTGGGCGGCAGTGACCCGGAGGTGCTTGATGCCATTGGCTATCAGGCCAGTAAAGGGGCGGTCATTACCTTAACCAAAGATTTGGCCGTGAAGTTAGCCAGATATAACATTCATGTCAATGCCATTGCCCCGGGCTTTTTCCCCACCAAAATGGCGAGACCCGTCATTGAACGGAACAAGGATAAAATCCTGCGTCATACACCATTGAAGCGTTTCGGTTCGGAGTATGATTTGAAAGGAGCAGCGGTTTTTCTGGCCTCCCGCGCTTCTGATTATGTCACCGGTCATGTGCTGGTCGTTGACGGCGGGGCACACGCCATGTAG